The following are encoded in a window of Brevibacillus sp. DP1.3A genomic DNA:
- the rplM gene encoding 50S ribosomal protein L13, protein MRTTYMAKPLEVERKWYIVDAEGQTLGRLASEVASILRGKLKPEFTPHVDAGDFVIVINADKVKLTGNKLNDKIYYTHSLYPGGLKKTTAGAMLNKRPDRMFELAVKGMLPKNSLGRQMFTKLKVYAGTEHPHAAQKPEVWQIRG, encoded by the coding sequence ATGCGTACCACATATATGGCGAAACCGCTCGAAGTTGAGCGCAAATGGTACATCGTTGACGCTGAAGGCCAAACGCTGGGTCGTCTGGCGAGCGAAGTAGCTTCTATCCTGCGCGGAAAATTGAAACCAGAATTCACTCCTCACGTTGACGCTGGCGATTTCGTAATCGTAATCAACGCTGACAAAGTGAAATTGACTGGTAACAAACTGAATGACAAAATTTACTACACTCACTCCCTGTATCCAGGTGGTTTGAAAAAGACCACTGCAGGCGCAATGCTGAACAAGAGACCAGATCGTATGTTCGAACTGGCGGTAAAAGGCATGCTGCCTAAAAACAGCCTGGGACGTCAAATGTTCACCAAGCTGAAAGTATACGCTGGAACTGAGCATCCACACGCAGCACAAAAACCAGAAGTTTGGCAAATTCGCGGTTAA
- the rpsI gene encoding 30S ribosomal protein S9 gives MAQVQYYGTGRRKHSVARVRLVPGEGRIVINKREMDTYFGLETLKLIVKQPLVLTETLGRYDVLVNVNGGGTTGQAGAIRHGVARALLKADPELRGALKRAGFLTRDPRMKERKKYGLKAARRAPQFSKR, from the coding sequence GTGGCACAAGTACAATACTACGGTACAGGTCGTCGTAAGCACTCCGTAGCACGCGTTCGCCTGGTTCCAGGTGAAGGTCGCATCGTGATCAACAAGCGTGAAATGGATACTTACTTTGGTTTGGAAACACTGAAATTGATCGTAAAACAACCACTCGTTTTGACTGAAACTCTTGGTCGTTACGATGTATTGGTTAACGTAAACGGCGGCGGAACCACTGGTCAAGCTGGTGCAATCCGTCACGGCGTTGCTCGCGCTCTGCTGAAAGCAGATCCGGAACTGCGCGGCGCTCTGAAACGCGCTGGCTTCCTGACTCGCGACCCTCGTATGAAAGAGCGTAAGAAATACGGCTTGAAAGCAGCTCGTCGCGCACCTCAGTTCTCCAAGCGCTAA
- the cwlD gene encoding N-acetylmuramoyl-L-alanine amidase CwlD, with product MTRKGVGWILAFAVLMLLFTYEAPDRSSWQAWSLPLTGTVIAIDPGHGGIDGGAVSKAGDVVEKEVTLAISMYLRDFLQQSGAFVVMTREEDKDLASPDAAQARKRKSEDIRNRVRLVNDSTPDFLVSIHVNSIPSPKWSGAQTFYSPSFKKSAEVSYLIQDEIKRVIGHTERVPSKTNNVFLIREVNCPAVLVEVGFVSNTEEAKRLQSVEYQKAMANAIYQGILRQYSGEKAPITP from the coding sequence GTGACACGAAAAGGAGTAGGCTGGATATTGGCTTTTGCGGTACTTATGCTGTTGTTCACCTACGAAGCGCCTGATCGCTCTTCCTGGCAGGCATGGTCGCTGCCATTGACGGGAACGGTCATAGCCATTGACCCTGGGCATGGGGGAATAGACGGCGGTGCCGTTTCCAAAGCCGGGGATGTGGTTGAGAAAGAAGTGACTTTGGCCATTAGCATGTACTTGCGGGATTTCCTTCAGCAGTCAGGAGCGTTTGTAGTTATGACGAGGGAGGAAGATAAGGATTTGGCGAGTCCAGATGCGGCGCAGGCACGCAAACGAAAATCTGAGGATATTCGAAACCGAGTAAGGCTGGTCAATGATAGTACACCGGATTTTTTGGTCAGTATACACGTTAATTCCATCCCTTCTCCGAAATGGTCGGGAGCACAGACTTTTTATTCTCCTAGCTTCAAAAAGAGCGCAGAAGTTTCTTATTTGATACAAGATGAGATCAAACGGGTGATCGGTCATACAGAGCGGGTACCGAGTAAGACGAACAATGTGTTCCTGATTCGGGAGGTTAACTGCCCGGCCGTTTTGGTAGAAGTAGGCTTTGTCAGCAATACGGAGGAGGCAAAGCGACTTCAGAGCGTTGAATACCAAAAGGCTATGGCGAATGCCATTTATCAGGGGATCTTGCGTCAGTACTCAGGAGAAAAAGCGCCAATTACACCTTAA
- a CDS encoding P-loop NTPase has translation MLTREQVLEALRDVKDPEINRSLVELNMIRDIHIEGKTVSLTVVLTISGCPLKAKIEDDVIAAVKALGAEEVRLQFGSMTDEERAALSAQLRKSQGGQTHNMTPGQAPLLNPILAKDSNTTFIAVTSGKGGVGKSTVTVNLAVALARLGKKVGIIDADIYGFSVPDMMNIEQRPTVIGETILPVEKQNVKVMSMGFFVEDNSPIIWRGPMLGKMLRNFFTEVHWGEELDYLLLDLPPGTGDMALDVHTMIPQSMEIVVTTPHATAAFVAARAGAMAKRTGHEILGIVENMAWYEAKDGSKEYVFGRGGGAKLAETLTCELLAQIPLGQPDNHPSEPDYSPSIYGEKTEIGQLYIDMAKRVIEKCGEAVKQ, from the coding sequence ATGTTGACCAGAGAACAGGTTCTCGAAGCACTACGCGATGTAAAAGACCCTGAAATTAATCGTAGCTTGGTCGAGCTCAACATGATTCGGGATATCCATATTGAAGGCAAGACAGTAAGCCTCACGGTCGTTCTGACGATTTCGGGCTGTCCACTCAAAGCCAAGATCGAGGACGATGTTATCGCAGCCGTGAAAGCGCTAGGAGCCGAAGAAGTACGTCTGCAATTCGGTTCGATGACAGACGAGGAACGTGCGGCTCTGTCTGCCCAGCTTCGCAAGAGCCAAGGTGGACAAACACATAACATGACACCGGGACAGGCTCCCCTCTTGAACCCGATCTTGGCGAAGGATTCGAATACGACCTTTATCGCGGTCACTTCCGGAAAAGGTGGCGTTGGAAAATCGACGGTGACAGTGAACCTGGCCGTTGCGCTCGCGCGTTTAGGAAAAAAAGTGGGCATTATCGACGCAGACATTTATGGCTTTAGTGTGCCCGATATGATGAATATTGAACAACGTCCAACCGTGATTGGTGAAACCATTCTGCCTGTTGAAAAGCAAAACGTAAAGGTTATGTCCATGGGCTTTTTTGTGGAGGACAACTCTCCGATCATTTGGCGTGGCCCTATGTTGGGTAAAATGCTTCGTAACTTTTTCACGGAAGTACACTGGGGCGAAGAATTGGACTACCTCTTGCTGGACTTGCCTCCAGGAACGGGGGATATGGCCCTCGACGTGCACACCATGATTCCGCAAAGCATGGAGATTGTGGTAACGACTCCGCATGCTACTGCAGCGTTTGTAGCAGCTCGCGCAGGCGCAATGGCAAAGCGAACCGGTCATGAAATCCTCGGTATTGTGGAAAACATGGCGTGGTACGAAGCAAAGGATGGTTCGAAAGAGTACGTATTCGGGCGTGGTGGAGGAGCTAAGCTTGCTGAGACATTGACATGTGAGTTGCTCGCTCAAATTCCGCTGGGCCAACCGGATAATCATCCGTCTGAACCTGATTATTCCCCATCCATCTATGGAGAAAAGACGGAAATTGGTCAGCTTTACATCGATATGGCCAAACGCGTCATAGAAAAATGCGGGGAAGCTGTCAAACAATAA
- the gerD gene encoding spore germination lipoprotein GerD produces MRKKTMSFWLTALVCLVLTSCGGGGQAQSSSQPDYKSVKDMVLDILQTDEAKQSVGKMMKDDKFKQSLMLDESTVRTTLIQSMTNPNSTHIKEAFKDPKFASAMAKSMKNEQKTLMKDLMKDPEYQKELISVMKDPEFEKNLMDLMKSSAYRQQTMQVMKESLQSPLFQAELMKIMTKVSEDMTKPKELKPKKKGKGKEGGGGSGGGGGGNPSS; encoded by the coding sequence ATGAGAAAAAAGACGATGTCTTTTTGGTTAACCGCTCTTGTCTGTCTGGTGCTCACCAGTTGCGGGGGTGGCGGACAAGCGCAAAGTTCGTCTCAGCCTGATTATAAAAGCGTCAAAGACATGGTGCTGGACATATTGCAGACGGACGAAGCGAAGCAATCTGTAGGTAAAATGATGAAGGATGACAAGTTCAAACAAAGTCTGATGCTGGACGAGTCGACAGTGCGGACAACTTTGATTCAAAGCATGACGAATCCCAATAGCACGCACATCAAAGAAGCGTTTAAAGACCCTAAGTTTGCAAGCGCTATGGCGAAATCCATGAAAAACGAACAAAAAACGTTAATGAAGGACCTGATGAAGGACCCTGAATACCAAAAAGAGCTTATAAGCGTAATGAAAGACCCTGAGTTTGAGAAAAATTTGATGGACCTGATGAAAAGCTCTGCTTATCGACAACAAACCATGCAAGTGATGAAGGAATCCTTGCAAAGTCCTTTATTCCAGGCTGAACTCATGAAGATCATGACCAAAGTATCCGAGGACATGACCAAACCAAAGGAACTGAAGCCGAAGAAAAAAGGAAAGGGAAAAGAAGGTGGAGGAGGATCCGGCGGCGGTGGTGGCGGCAACCCTTCTTCCTAA
- a CDS encoding KinB-signaling pathway activation protein, whose product MSLRKYGWLFITTLLLGGLGGILVALIFDMDKLLVGSTGNFFVGLFMYLLYGMTISIVAQMGFFAYMTINYFAKTIFKTASLWKSVQVFLILFVFFDMIYLRYTSFSEGKGFGTYFIEPTLLLIVAIVTAYGKVSLTNKSAWIPTTFFMFVVTALEWIPALKEDNVRATLSMLVPLLFCNVWQVMQLHRLVKRES is encoded by the coding sequence GTGAGTTTGCGTAAGTATGGCTGGCTTTTTATTACCACGCTCTTGCTTGGGGGATTAGGTGGGATCCTGGTTGCCCTTATTTTTGATATGGACAAGTTGCTCGTGGGAAGCACCGGTAACTTTTTTGTCGGCTTGTTCATGTATCTACTGTACGGAATGACCATTAGTATTGTGGCTCAGATGGGTTTTTTTGCGTATATGACAATTAATTATTTCGCTAAAACGATATTTAAAACGGCTTCCCTGTGGAAAAGCGTCCAAGTATTTCTTATTTTGTTTGTCTTTTTCGATATGATTTATCTTCGCTATACGTCCTTCAGTGAAGGAAAAGGATTTGGTACGTACTTTATTGAGCCAACGCTATTATTGATTGTCGCTATTGTTACCGCATATGGAAAAGTGAGTCTGACAAATAAATCTGCATGGATACCGACGACGTTCTTTATGTTTGTCGTTACGGCATTGGAATGGATTCCAGCATTGAAGGAAGATAATGTGCGTGCCACTCTGTCCATGCTCGTTCCACTATTGTTTTGTAACGTCTGGCAAGTCATGCAATTGCATCGTCTGGTAAAAAGAGAAAGCTGA
- the pdaB gene encoding polysaccharide deacetylase family sporulation protein PdaB, with the protein MKFIYVISAKRLKQILIIVAAIVLTAGIGYAERDSISAFAEGASTQAPQAIYKVDTKEKKIALTFDISWGETRALPILEVLKEKKVNKATFFLSSPWSQRHPDILKRIKEDGLEIGSHGHKHDNYTKYSDEEIRSQMAKADSILSEMTGKKPTLIRMPNGDFDKRVLEIANRMGYTVIQWDTDSKDWTNPGTDVIINNVLSKAHPGDIILMHASDSAKDTHLALPVIIDQLRKDGYEFVTVSELISGTSVDSKEIH; encoded by the coding sequence ATGAAATTCATTTACGTGATCAGCGCGAAACGATTAAAGCAAATCTTAATTATTGTCGCGGCCATCGTACTCACAGCTGGAATTGGTTATGCGGAACGAGACTCAATTTCTGCCTTTGCTGAAGGTGCCAGCACGCAAGCCCCCCAAGCTATTTATAAGGTCGACACCAAAGAAAAGAAAATCGCCCTTACCTTTGACATTAGCTGGGGAGAGACACGAGCATTACCCATACTGGAGGTGTTAAAAGAAAAAAAGGTAAACAAAGCGACCTTTTTCCTCTCCTCCCCTTGGAGTCAACGACATCCGGACATATTGAAACGCATCAAAGAAGATGGCTTAGAAATTGGTTCGCACGGTCACAAGCACGATAACTACACCAAATACTCCGATGAAGAAATTCGCTCCCAAATGGCCAAAGCCGACTCCATTCTATCCGAAATGACTGGAAAAAAACCTACGCTCATTCGGATGCCAAATGGTGATTTTGACAAACGCGTGCTGGAAATCGCGAATCGCATGGGTTATACCGTCATCCAATGGGATACGGACTCAAAAGATTGGACCAATCCGGGGACTGATGTGATCATCAATAATGTATTATCGAAAGCTCATCCAGGAGACATCATCCTGATGCACGCGAGCGATTCTGCGAAAGATACACATCTTGCCCTCCCTGTGATCATTGACCAACTTCGCAAGGATGGCTATGAATTCGTTACGGTATCTGAACTTATTTCGGGTACAAGTGTAGACAGCAAAGAAATTCACTAA
- a CDS encoding stage II sporulation protein M, producing MGNRLRHLWLDNRKYFFAACLLFFGGALIGYFQAPLVEDMVDKMMGQLKEIAERIKDNGGGPLAVFWMIFSNNVFSALMMMALGILFAFFPIIGLLANGVLLGFILFKYSAAGVSPWLIFSAGILPHGIFELPAILFAAGVGIRLGVLSLRSVGVLIQPHKLARLKNDWYDTLKQFPIAVLTVIVLLFVAAIVESTITPTILKETVGQQLQQLNLLK from the coding sequence ATGGGCAATCGATTGCGGCATTTATGGCTTGATAACCGAAAATATTTCTTCGCCGCATGCTTATTATTTTTTGGTGGTGCCTTGATTGGTTATTTTCAAGCACCGCTTGTCGAAGATATGGTCGATAAAATGATGGGCCAATTAAAGGAAATCGCTGAACGGATAAAAGACAACGGCGGCGGACCTTTAGCGGTGTTCTGGATGATTTTTTCCAATAATGTTTTCAGTGCATTGATGATGATGGCGCTGGGCATATTGTTTGCATTCTTTCCCATAATTGGATTGCTCGCAAATGGAGTGCTGCTTGGATTTATCCTTTTCAAATACAGTGCGGCGGGAGTAAGTCCATGGCTGATTTTTAGTGCAGGTATTTTGCCACATGGAATTTTTGAGCTCCCAGCTATCCTGTTTGCAGCGGGAGTGGGTATCCGTTTAGGGGTGCTGAGTTTACGATCAGTGGGAGTTCTAATCCAACCACACAAGCTGGCACGGTTGAAAAATGACTGGTACGATACGCTCAAGCAATTTCCAATAGCGGTTCTTACTGTAATCGTTCTGTTATTCGTCGCTGCCATTGTGGAGAGCACGATCACGCCAACTATTCTCAAGGAAACAGTGGGCCAACAACTACAGCAATTGAACTTACTGAAATAA
- the rocF gene encoding arginase — MNKNMSIVGVPMDLGADRRGVDMGPSAIRYAGVVARLEKMGFNIEDRGDIFVTRPHHFTETENHKYLDEVVEANEKLANVVSDIMTAGRFPLVLGGDHSIALGTIAGVAKHVKNLGVIWFDAHGDLNTGATSPSGNIHGMPLAASLGYGHERLTNIGGYTPKVKAENVVIIGARDLDQGERELIKRIGMKVFTMHEIDKLGMARVMDEAIAYVSKNTDGVHLSLDLDGLDPHDAPGVGTPVIGGISYREGHVSLEMLADADILCSAEFVEVNPILDRENMTARVAVALMSSVFGDKLL; from the coding sequence ATGAACAAAAACATGAGCATTGTTGGTGTACCGATGGATCTAGGTGCAGACCGCCGCGGAGTTGATATGGGACCTAGCGCTATCCGTTATGCAGGTGTTGTAGCACGCCTGGAAAAGATGGGTTTCAATATTGAAGACCGAGGAGATATTTTTGTAACGCGTCCTCACCACTTCACCGAGACGGAAAACCATAAATACCTGGATGAAGTCGTGGAAGCCAATGAAAAGCTTGCCAATGTTGTAAGCGATATCATGACTGCTGGTCGATTCCCGCTCGTATTGGGTGGCGATCACAGTATTGCCCTTGGAACCATAGCTGGTGTGGCTAAGCACGTAAAAAACCTGGGCGTGATTTGGTTTGATGCTCATGGTGATTTAAATACGGGTGCCACTTCTCCATCGGGAAATATTCACGGTATGCCTTTGGCAGCGAGCTTGGGGTATGGGCATGAGCGTCTGACGAACATTGGGGGGTATACACCGAAGGTAAAGGCAGAAAACGTGGTTATTATCGGTGCGCGTGATCTGGATCAAGGTGAGCGTGAATTGATCAAGCGTATTGGGATGAAGGTTTTCACCATGCATGAAATTGATAAATTGGGTATGGCTCGAGTCATGGATGAAGCAATCGCGTATGTGTCCAAAAACACAGATGGCGTGCATTTGAGTCTCGACTTGGATGGACTTGATCCACACGATGCTCCGGGAGTAGGGACGCCAGTAATAGGTGGTATCTCCTATCGTGAAGGGCATGTCTCATTGGAAATGCTGGCAGATGCGGATATTCTTTGTTCTGCAGAATTCGTAGAGGTCAACCCGATTCTTGACCGAGAAAACATGACAGCTCGCGTTGCAGTCGCTTTGATGAGTTCCGTTTTTGGTGATAAATTACTGTAA
- a CDS encoding aspartyl-phosphate phosphatase Spo0E family protein produces the protein MQRLSKKDVLLEIEMLRKELNDQYKKQACITPELVTLSVQLDQLLNKLRLHP, from the coding sequence GTGCAACGATTGTCAAAAAAAGACGTTCTCCTCGAGATTGAAATGCTGCGAAAAGAACTCAACGATCAGTACAAAAAACAAGCCTGCATTACTCCAGAATTAGTTACGCTGAGTGTACAACTGGACCAGCTATTAAATAAACTTCGACTCCATCCTTAG
- the sigW gene encoding RNA polymerase sigma factor SigW has protein sequence MDFVEKRLTQRAKRGDREAFAELIEIYKDKIFQLAYRMVGNRQDAEDIAQETFLRVYANLHSYDDNYKFSTWIYRIATNLCIDRGRKKRPDFSLDEETEPGQGLDWYSRLSSNERTPEDKVVTQELQETVQDALSHLQPKYRSIMILRYIEDLSLQEISDIVKLPITTIKTRIHRGREALRSKLRLM, from the coding sequence ATGGATTTTGTAGAGAAACGGTTGACTCAGCGGGCAAAACGCGGAGACCGTGAAGCTTTTGCGGAGTTAATCGAGATTTATAAAGACAAGATATTTCAGCTCGCATATCGTATGGTGGGAAACCGTCAGGATGCAGAGGACATCGCGCAGGAAACATTTTTGCGTGTCTATGCCAATTTGCATTCATACGATGACAACTATAAGTTCTCCACGTGGATCTACAGGATCGCGACCAATCTATGTATCGACCGTGGCCGGAAAAAACGACCTGACTTTTCATTGGATGAAGAAACCGAACCAGGGCAAGGCCTGGACTGGTATTCACGCCTGTCTTCTAACGAGCGAACACCGGAGGACAAAGTCGTAACGCAGGAGCTGCAGGAGACGGTGCAAGATGCTTTGTCTCACTTACAGCCCAAATATCGCTCGATTATGATCTTGCGTTATATCGAGGATTTGTCGTTGCAGGAGATCAGCGATATCGTAAAGCTTCCCATAACGACAATCAAGACGCGTATTCACCGAGGAAGGGAAGCATTACGCAGCAAGTTGCGATTGATGTGA
- a CDS encoding zf-HC2 domain-containing protein, with translation MECRDMICLIHEYLDGDTDELANLQLQTHIKSCVSCRQHMHELQRAIAFVQSASHIHVSSDFTARVLAQLPAPTKANLLSGWLRNHPFLTAAAVFLFLMTGSVFNSWFDRDDTLQVSSANLDKLKIDRERNVVVVPAGTNIDGDLVVRNGNVDVRGHVTGNVVAIEGKVFVASTAQVVGNTESIEAIVDWIWYEVKNIGNDLLPILP, from the coding sequence ATGGAATGCCGGGATATGATTTGCCTCATCCACGAATATCTAGATGGGGACACTGATGAATTAGCCAATCTGCAATTGCAAACACACATAAAGTCTTGTGTGAGTTGTCGCCAGCATATGCATGAGTTGCAGAGAGCCATCGCTTTTGTTCAAAGCGCTTCACATATTCATGTCTCTTCTGATTTTACAGCTCGTGTACTTGCGCAATTGCCTGCGCCGACGAAAGCGAATCTGTTATCAGGATGGCTTCGTAATCATCCGTTTTTGACAGCTGCAGCGGTATTTCTCTTTTTGATGACCGGCAGCGTATTCAACAGTTGGTTTGATCGGGATGACACACTACAAGTATCCTCTGCTAATTTGGATAAATTAAAAATAGATCGTGAACGCAATGTCGTAGTTGTACCAGCAGGAACCAATATTGATGGAGACTTGGTTGTCCGCAACGGAAACGTAGATGTTCGAGGCCATGTAACAGGAAATGTTGTGGCCATTGAAGGAAAAGTGTTCGTGGCATCTACCGCCCAAGTCGTGGGAAATACCGAATCGATCGAAGCAATCGTAGATTGGATTTGGTATGAGGTGAAAAATATTGGAAATGACTTGCTTCCGATCTTGCCATAA
- the cdaA gene encoding diadenylate cyclase CdaA, producing MISISMDYGDLLRYATDILLVTYVFYKIIMLIRGTRAVQLLKGIMVIVITWFLSKYFQLTALHALMNQAFTFGVLAVVIIFQPELRRALEQLGRGKLFSRSSSTQDDEAVSRLVQEVGKSVTYMAKRRIGALIVIERETGLNDYVETGIGINGRVSSELLINIFIPNTPLHDGAVIMRKDMIMAAACYLPLSENNSISKELGTRHRAAIGLSEVSDGIAIIVSEETGQVSFAAHGAMNRNLTEAQLAEMLTEQLQPLSKGKSMGSRWQWRRKHG from the coding sequence ATGATATCGATATCCATGGATTATGGGGATTTGCTACGGTATGCAACGGATATTTTACTCGTTACATACGTGTTCTATAAAATCATTATGCTTATACGCGGGACGCGCGCTGTACAATTGCTGAAGGGGATTATGGTCATCGTCATCACATGGTTCCTCAGTAAATATTTTCAGCTGACGGCACTACACGCGCTGATGAATCAAGCTTTTACATTCGGGGTTTTGGCGGTCGTCATCATCTTCCAGCCGGAGTTGCGTCGAGCACTGGAGCAGCTTGGTCGAGGCAAGCTTTTTTCCCGTTCAAGCAGTACGCAGGATGACGAGGCGGTTAGCCGCTTGGTTCAAGAGGTGGGCAAATCGGTTACGTACATGGCCAAGCGTCGTATTGGTGCGTTGATCGTCATTGAGAGAGAGACGGGTCTAAATGATTACGTGGAAACGGGTATTGGTATTAACGGGCGAGTCAGCTCAGAGCTGTTGATTAATATTTTCATCCCGAATACACCGTTGCACGATGGTGCAGTCATTATGCGAAAAGACATGATTATGGCTGCTGCCTGTTATCTTCCACTGTCTGAAAACAATTCCATCTCCAAAGAGTTGGGGACGCGCCATCGAGCGGCAATAGGGTTAAGTGAGGTTTCCGATGGCATTGCGATCATCGTATCTGAAGAGACTGGTCAGGTGTCCTTTGCTGCACATGGAGCAATGAATCGCAATCTGACGGAGGCGCAACTGGCAGAGATGCTGACAGAACAGCTTCAGCCTCTGTCCAAAGGCAAATCCATGGGAAGTCGTTGGCAATGGAGGCGAAAACATGGATAA
- a CDS encoding YbbR-like domain-containing protein, translated as MDKWLNSHWFARAVALLLAIMTWMIVNLEAEQTTTPEASQPTFIDSVNLHVKYDTDRYQVVKQQRTVKVALESNNPFYRHNFFPEESWEVYVDATSLGKGTHRVPVQYKGFPDEVKVGIIPNIVEITLEEKKTVEREVSVEKLGQVAPGYTAGEPIVKPFRALVRVPESQVNKVAAVKASVDLEGATSAIKTTVPLKVVDKSGNVIQGADVVPLTVEVNIPVTSPFAKVPIKLNLTNELPNGYSLASMGMNVEEVTVYGPKEVIDGIKSNTYPGPEIDLGNITSDRDIELKIPLMDNIVKVEPEYVTVSLKVVSSTTKRLDKIPIRISGLSESMEAKVLSTDGQEMSTIDFDVIGAPDVLNQLRHEDLQVVADVSNMPAGVYEVPLNYIFNQSEYIKTSAGAPKKVTIQITNKQR; from the coding sequence ATGGATAAATGGTTAAACAGTCACTGGTTTGCACGTGCTGTTGCGTTGCTTTTGGCTATCATGACGTGGATGATTGTCAATCTGGAAGCCGAACAAACGACGACTCCTGAGGCAAGTCAGCCAACTTTTATTGATAGTGTCAATTTGCATGTGAAATACGATACCGATCGTTATCAAGTGGTTAAGCAGCAACGAACAGTAAAGGTCGCCTTGGAAAGCAATAATCCTTTTTATCGACACAATTTCTTCCCAGAGGAATCGTGGGAAGTGTATGTCGATGCGACGAGCCTGGGCAAAGGAACACATCGTGTACCTGTCCAGTACAAAGGATTCCCGGATGAAGTCAAGGTAGGGATCATCCCGAATATCGTGGAAATTACCTTGGAAGAGAAAAAGACCGTTGAGCGTGAAGTTTCCGTGGAGAAATTGGGACAGGTCGCCCCTGGTTACACGGCTGGAGAGCCTATTGTGAAGCCGTTTAGAGCACTTGTAAGGGTACCTGAAAGCCAAGTGAATAAGGTAGCAGCAGTTAAGGCTTCGGTTGACCTGGAAGGAGCTACTTCGGCAATCAAGACAACGGTTCCGCTCAAAGTCGTGGACAAGTCTGGTAACGTGATTCAAGGGGCAGATGTGGTGCCACTTACGGTAGAAGTGAACATCCCCGTAACGAGTCCGTTTGCCAAAGTGCCAATCAAATTAAACTTGACGAATGAATTACCGAATGGCTATAGTTTGGCTAGTATGGGTATGAATGTGGAAGAGGTCACGGTCTATGGACCGAAGGAAGTCATTGATGGCATCAAATCCAACACATACCCAGGCCCGGAAATCGATCTAGGCAACATTACATCAGATCGCGACATAGAGTTAAAGATACCGTTAATGGATAATATCGTGAAGGTCGAGCCGGAGTATGTGACCGTATCGCTGAAAGTCGTTTCATCAACGACCAAGCGTTTGGATAAGATTCCGATTCGCATTAGCGGGCTATCAGAAAGCATGGAAGCAAAGGTACTATCCACCGATGGCCAGGAGATGTCTACAATCGACTTCGACGTGATCGGCGCACCAGACGTGCTGAATCAGTTGAGGCATGAAGACTTGCAGGTCGTAGCAGATGTCAGCAATATGCCGGCGGGTGTATACGAAGTACCATTGAATTACATCTTCAATCAGTCGGAGTATATCAAGACTTCTGCGGGCGCACCGAAAAAGGTCACAATTCAAATCACGAACAAGCAAAGGTAG